Proteins from one Coregonus clupeaformis isolate EN_2021a chromosome 29, ASM2061545v1, whole genome shotgun sequence genomic window:
- the LOC121544915 gene encoding protein angel homolog 1 isoform X1, producing MIGSLIFYCLYPLTRLINCVTEPLKKSPSVSINGKEVWDGEVPSRRFTKTQAALLDLWLSTGSGPPKAKKDPGRVTGEWLKENGALEKEKSKEAEMKKSTVKEVMCSEPETAREEPVLVTLEGGLPGGVKEEVREGKKEAEGRDGVEEDRVRVESPQQQDQEQTILHSEKLKRDDGVHEAPCSPTEESENSNPALELTTETSEVQNPSVKDSRTTEDRAMAHVLLEQIVEKMSMGESGTMAQVQKPKGESQTAAGLDLSSFVDPHASTGEVPAEIWDVGLDLVSLLYEAEAQTQPWKSRAQPPPKGWHFYIGPGLEEVLFCPSRVFPGMSYYPHSLERGAFEVVWRMWEELSETHTAPEPPQSTPSEPRPLFDFTVMSYNILAQDLLEANQELYTHCPLEVLSWDYRFPNLTQEFKKWEPDILCLQEVQENHFTEQLHPVLRDMGYTCVYKRRTGTKTDGCVVCYRGNRFSQVSESLLEFYRPECELLDRDNVGIVLLLQPIITQGSEVTAKGPPLCVATTHLLFNTRRGDVKLTQLAILLAEIDCIVRNCKVKGEHCNVVLCGDFNALPNMPLYQLITTRRLYYHGLPAWMISGQEDLSYNIHHRRVFAPLWPSTVGIDDNCQYTTVNEPKSQVTSTQSPEPGNLQYNHDFLHRLRFCEAACVRPQDLELIPGVTDNTPDPEDKHPYATRFRQTISHNLNLRSAYGHFIPGTDRAEVTTLHSEVGATVDYIFYSPRRGSSGADQKAGGQRQSRGLKLLGRLSLLSEEDLWTMKGLPNEMFPSDHLSLLTRFQLDLNPV from the exons ATGATTGGGAGCCTGATATTTTACTGCCTTTACCCGTTAACACGGCTTATAAACTGCGTCACAG AACCCTTGAAAAAGTCTCCCTCTGTGTCCATTAATGGCAAGGAGGTGTGGGATGGTGAAGTCCCTTCCAGAAGGTTTACTAAAACGCAGGCAGCCCTGCTGGATCTGTGGCTCAGTACAGGCAGCGGCCCCCCAAAGGCCAAGAAGGATCCCGGGAGAGTGACTGGGGAATGGTTGAAGGAGAACGGTGCACTAGAAAAGGAGAAGAGTAAAGAGGCAGAGATGAAGAAAAGCACTGTGAAAGAGGTGATGTGTTCTGAACcagagacagccagggaagagCCTGTATTAGTAACTCTGGAGGGTGGGCTGCCTGGGGGAGTGAAGGAAGAGGTGAGAgaaggaaagaaggaggcagaggggagagacggagtggaggaggacagggtcAGAGTGGAATCTCCCCAGCAGCAGGACCAGGAGCAGACTATCCTCCACTCAGAGAAGCTCAAGAGGGATGATGGCGTGCATGAGGCTCCCTGTTCCCCCACAGAGGAGTCTGAGAACAGTAACCCAGCACTGGAGCTAACAACAGAGACATCTGAAGTACAGAATCCATCAGTCAAGGACAGCAGGACAACAGAAGATAGAGCGATGGCCCATGTCCTGTTAGAACAGATAGTGGAAAAGATGAGCATGGGAGAGTCAGGAACCATGGCCCAGGTGCAAAAACCAAAGGGGGAGAGCCAGACTGCAGCAGGGCTAGACTTGAGCTCTTTTGTAGACCCACATGCAAGCACTGGTGAAGTGCCTGCTGAGATATGGGATGTTGGGCTGGACCTGGTCTCCCTTCTCTATGAGGCAGAGGCCCAGACACAGCCATGGAAGAGTAGGGCTCAGCCCCCACCCAAGGGCTGGCATTTCTACATCGGCCCTGGCCTGGAAGAGGTGTTGTTCTGCCCTTCCAGAGTATTCCCAGGCATGAGCTACTACCCACATTCGCTGGAGAGAGGGGCCTTCGAAG TGGTGTGGAGGATGTGGGAGGAACTGAGTGAGACCCACACAGCGCCAGAGCCTCCCCAGAGTACCCCCTCAGAGCCACGGCCCCTGTTTGACTTCACTGTGATGTCCTACAACATCCTGGCCCAGGACCTGCTGGAGGCCAACCAGGAGCTGTACACACACTGCCCTCTAGAGGTGTTGAGCTGGGACTACCGCTTCCCCAATCTCACACAGGAGTTCAAGAAATGGGAACCAGAT ATCCTGTGTCTGCAAGAGGTCCAGGAGAACCACTTTACAGAGCAACTCCATCCTGTCCTTCGTGACATGG GCTACACCTGTGTTTACAAGCGGCGCACCGGCACCAAGACTGACGGCTGTGTGGTTTGTTACCGCGGCAACCGTTTCTCCCAGGTGTCAGAGAGTCTGCTGGAGTTCTACAGGCCAGAGTGTGAGCTGCTGGACCGAGACAACGTGGGCATTGTCCTGCTGCTCCAGCCAATTATCACACAGGGGTCAGAAGTCACTGCCAAGGGCCCGCCCCTCTGTGTGGCAACCACCCACCTCCTGTTCAACACCAGGAGGGGCGACGTGAAGCTGACCCAGCTTGCCATACTACTGGCAGAGATCGACTGCATCGTGAGGAACTGCAAGGTGAAGGGAGAGCACTGCAATGTTGTTCTATGTGGGGACTTCAATGCTCTGCCCAACATGCCACTGTACCAACTGATCACTACAAGACGGCTTTACTATCATGGTTTACCTGCCTGGATG ATATCAGGTCAAGAGGACCTGTCCTACAACATCCATCATAGGAGGGTATTCGCTCCCCTTTGGCCAAGCACCGTGGGCATCGATGACAACTGCCAGTACACAACTGTAAATGAGCCAAAGAGTCAAGTCACGTCAACCCAGAGTCCAGAACCAG GGAACCTGCAGTACAACCATGACTTCCTCCATCGGCTGCGTTTCTGTGAGGCTGCCTGTGTCCGGCCACAGGACCTGGAGCTCATCCCAGGGGTCACTGACaacacacctg ATCCTGAGGACAAGCATCCTTATGCAACAAG GTTCAGACAGACTATCTCCCATAACCTGAACCTGCGGTCAGCCTACGGCCACTTCATACCTGGAACAGACCGTGCTGAGGTGACCACACTGCACTCCGAGGTTGGAGCTACGGTCGACTACATCTTCTACTCTCCAAGGCGTGGCAGTTCTGGTGCTGATCAGAAAG CTGGAGGTCAACGGCAGAGCAGAGGTCTGAAGCTGCTTGGTCGTCTCTCCCTCCTATCAGAGGAGGACCTCTGGACAATGAAGGGTTTACCCAATGAAATGTTCCCCTCGGACCATCTCAGTCTCCTGACCAGGTTCCAGCTGGACCTAAACCCTGTGTGA
- the LOC121544915 gene encoding protein angel homolog 1 isoform X2, producing the protein MIGSLIFYCLYPLTRLINCVTEPLKKSPSVSINGKEVWDGEVPSRRFTKTQAALLDLWLSTGSGPPKAKKDPGRVTGEWLKENGALEKEKSKEAEMKKSTVKEVMCSEPETAREEPVLVTLEGGLPGGVKEEVREGKKEAEGRDGVEEDRVRVESPQQQDQEQTILHSEKLKRDDGVHEAPCSPTEESENSNPALELTTETSEVQNPSVKDSRTTEDRAMAHVLLEQIVEKMSMGESGTMAQVQKPKGESQTAAGLDLSSFVDPHASTGEVPAEIWDVGLDLVSLLYEAEAQTQPWKSRAQPPPKGWHFYIGPGLEEVLFCPSRVFPGMSYYPHSLERGAFEVVWRMWEELSETHTAPEPPQSTPSEPRPLFDFTVMSYNILAQDLLEANQELYTHCPLEILCLQEVQENHFTEQLHPVLRDMGYTCVYKRRTGTKTDGCVVCYRGNRFSQVSESLLEFYRPECELLDRDNVGIVLLLQPIITQGSEVTAKGPPLCVATTHLLFNTRRGDVKLTQLAILLAEIDCIVRNCKVKGEHCNVVLCGDFNALPNMPLYQLITTRRLYYHGLPAWMISGQEDLSYNIHHRRVFAPLWPSTVGIDDNCQYTTVNEPKSQVTSTQSPEPGNLQYNHDFLHRLRFCEAACVRPQDLELIPGVTDNTPDPEDKHPYATRFRQTISHNLNLRSAYGHFIPGTDRAEVTTLHSEVGATVDYIFYSPRRGSSGADQKAGGQRQSRGLKLLGRLSLLSEEDLWTMKGLPNEMFPSDHLSLLTRFQLDLNPV; encoded by the exons ATGATTGGGAGCCTGATATTTTACTGCCTTTACCCGTTAACACGGCTTATAAACTGCGTCACAG AACCCTTGAAAAAGTCTCCCTCTGTGTCCATTAATGGCAAGGAGGTGTGGGATGGTGAAGTCCCTTCCAGAAGGTTTACTAAAACGCAGGCAGCCCTGCTGGATCTGTGGCTCAGTACAGGCAGCGGCCCCCCAAAGGCCAAGAAGGATCCCGGGAGAGTGACTGGGGAATGGTTGAAGGAGAACGGTGCACTAGAAAAGGAGAAGAGTAAAGAGGCAGAGATGAAGAAAAGCACTGTGAAAGAGGTGATGTGTTCTGAACcagagacagccagggaagagCCTGTATTAGTAACTCTGGAGGGTGGGCTGCCTGGGGGAGTGAAGGAAGAGGTGAGAgaaggaaagaaggaggcagaggggagagacggagtggaggaggacagggtcAGAGTGGAATCTCCCCAGCAGCAGGACCAGGAGCAGACTATCCTCCACTCAGAGAAGCTCAAGAGGGATGATGGCGTGCATGAGGCTCCCTGTTCCCCCACAGAGGAGTCTGAGAACAGTAACCCAGCACTGGAGCTAACAACAGAGACATCTGAAGTACAGAATCCATCAGTCAAGGACAGCAGGACAACAGAAGATAGAGCGATGGCCCATGTCCTGTTAGAACAGATAGTGGAAAAGATGAGCATGGGAGAGTCAGGAACCATGGCCCAGGTGCAAAAACCAAAGGGGGAGAGCCAGACTGCAGCAGGGCTAGACTTGAGCTCTTTTGTAGACCCACATGCAAGCACTGGTGAAGTGCCTGCTGAGATATGGGATGTTGGGCTGGACCTGGTCTCCCTTCTCTATGAGGCAGAGGCCCAGACACAGCCATGGAAGAGTAGGGCTCAGCCCCCACCCAAGGGCTGGCATTTCTACATCGGCCCTGGCCTGGAAGAGGTGTTGTTCTGCCCTTCCAGAGTATTCCCAGGCATGAGCTACTACCCACATTCGCTGGAGAGAGGGGCCTTCGAAG TGGTGTGGAGGATGTGGGAGGAACTGAGTGAGACCCACACAGCGCCAGAGCCTCCCCAGAGTACCCCCTCAGAGCCACGGCCCCTGTTTGACTTCACTGTGATGTCCTACAACATCCTGGCCCAGGACCTGCTGGAGGCCAACCAGGAGCTGTACACACACTGCCCTCTAGAG ATCCTGTGTCTGCAAGAGGTCCAGGAGAACCACTTTACAGAGCAACTCCATCCTGTCCTTCGTGACATGG GCTACACCTGTGTTTACAAGCGGCGCACCGGCACCAAGACTGACGGCTGTGTGGTTTGTTACCGCGGCAACCGTTTCTCCCAGGTGTCAGAGAGTCTGCTGGAGTTCTACAGGCCAGAGTGTGAGCTGCTGGACCGAGACAACGTGGGCATTGTCCTGCTGCTCCAGCCAATTATCACACAGGGGTCAGAAGTCACTGCCAAGGGCCCGCCCCTCTGTGTGGCAACCACCCACCTCCTGTTCAACACCAGGAGGGGCGACGTGAAGCTGACCCAGCTTGCCATACTACTGGCAGAGATCGACTGCATCGTGAGGAACTGCAAGGTGAAGGGAGAGCACTGCAATGTTGTTCTATGTGGGGACTTCAATGCTCTGCCCAACATGCCACTGTACCAACTGATCACTACAAGACGGCTTTACTATCATGGTTTACCTGCCTGGATG ATATCAGGTCAAGAGGACCTGTCCTACAACATCCATCATAGGAGGGTATTCGCTCCCCTTTGGCCAAGCACCGTGGGCATCGATGACAACTGCCAGTACACAACTGTAAATGAGCCAAAGAGTCAAGTCACGTCAACCCAGAGTCCAGAACCAG GGAACCTGCAGTACAACCATGACTTCCTCCATCGGCTGCGTTTCTGTGAGGCTGCCTGTGTCCGGCCACAGGACCTGGAGCTCATCCCAGGGGTCACTGACaacacacctg ATCCTGAGGACAAGCATCCTTATGCAACAAG GTTCAGACAGACTATCTCCCATAACCTGAACCTGCGGTCAGCCTACGGCCACTTCATACCTGGAACAGACCGTGCTGAGGTGACCACACTGCACTCCGAGGTTGGAGCTACGGTCGACTACATCTTCTACTCTCCAAGGCGTGGCAGTTCTGGTGCTGATCAGAAAG CTGGAGGTCAACGGCAGAGCAGAGGTCTGAAGCTGCTTGGTCGTCTCTCCCTCCTATCAGAGGAGGACCTCTGGACAATGAAGGGTTTACCCAATGAAATGTTCCCCTCGGACCATCTCAGTCTCCTGACCAGGTTCCAGCTGGACCTAAACCCTGTGTGA
- the LOC121544471 gene encoding LOW QUALITY PROTEIN: leucine-rich repeat-containing protein 74A (The sequence of the model RefSeq protein was modified relative to this genomic sequence to represent the inferred CDS: inserted 2 bases in 1 codon), whose translation MYLQACKLVGVVPVSYFLQNLGTSTMSLNHHGTDRHVTNLELVDNYLLADSARYPVVLLKNNYRVKELDLSHSQFCGRGGEHLGQMLANDEGLAVLDLSWNHLQMKGVVAFCAGLKVNVTLKHLHLSWNIFGNEGALTLGEALKFNNXLVYLDLNNNHITNERVGMQCKGLEANDTLRVLMLAYNSLTVEGALALVTVVKKTPKTALEEINICEHCCSLLDVH comes from the exons ATGTACCTGCAGGCCTGCAAGCTGGTCGGGGTGGTTCCTGTGTCTTACTTCCTCCAGAATCTGGGCACCTCCACCATGAGCCTCAACCACCACGGC ACTGACAGGCACGTCACCAACCTGGAGCTGGTAGACAACTACCTGCTGGCTGACTCGGCCAGATACCCTGTGGTGTTGTTGAAG AACAACTACAGAGTAAAAGAGCTGGACTTGAGCCACAGTCAGTTctgtgggagaggtggggagCATCTGGGCCAGATGTTAG CAAACGATGAAGGTCTGGCAGTACTAGACTTGAGCTGGAACCATCTGCAAATGAAAGGAGTTGTGGCTTTCTGTGCCGGCCTCAAG GTGAATGTGACCCTGAAACACCTACACCTGTCCTGGAATATCTTTGGGAATGAGGGGGCCTTGACTTTAGGAGAGGCACTGAAATTCAACAA ACTGGTATACCTAGACCTCAACAACAACCACATCACCAACGAGAGGGTGGGCATGCAGTGCAAAGGGCTGGAGGCCAACGACACTCTCAGAGTGCTGATG CTGGCTTATAACTCTCTGACAGTGGAGGGGGCACTGGCTCTTGTCACTGTGGTCAAGAAAACACCCAAAACTGCTCTGGAGGAGATCAACATATGTGAGCATTGTTGTTCTCTACTTGATGTACACTAG